The proteins below are encoded in one region of Aquisphaera giovannonii:
- a CDS encoding beta-L-arabinofuranosidase domain-containing protein, with the protein MTTWIRVATVVAFSSCWLMSASVATAQADGDQIIDGIGETSLIARYPLDGNATDRSRNGFHATPRGEGAAFAEDRRFGKVLALNGARGVALELPAMMLDGVESMSVVGWARLRSANGNPQFFAFERDADHVFSCMLAVADGDDGFRTTITAKGAAGPVGPSSRNAASGRWTHVAVVLDAAAGRLSLFRDGTLAGRADVPAAAVAGILHAKAVATARLRVGDGLDGMIRDLRLYSTALSDAQVRTIHDNAAGNRRMASAGSASEAARAAKAGPVDFGGPKLVGVADLNAATTVGFLPKLPATVPGVYEGGAAGPALRVIWPSPKTAEAVARPGTHTIIGQVPGTTFAARAVVTVSAPTAAPETPERKLRPFALGEVTLDRDAAGRETPFIRNRDKFVRALAGTNPDDFLYMFRDAFGQPQPAGAKALGVWDSRTTRLRGHATGHYLSALAQAYAGTTYDETLRAELRKRMDATIEALYSLSQRSGNPEKPGGPAIADPTKVPPGEGRKGYDSNLAAGQIRTDFWNWGHGFLSAYPPDQFIMLEQGATYGTGNDQVWAPYYTLHKILAGLLDCHEVGGNAKALDIARGMALWAHGRLRRLPQETRIAMWNRYIAGEYGGMNEVMARLHRLTGDPRFLEGARLFDNIAFFYGGPDRSGGLARNVDTLRGKHANQHIPQVIGSLEAFDATKDADDFRVAENFWDIATTSYSYSIGGVAGAHRPNNAECFTAEPDTLWRNGFAEGGQNETCATYNMLKLSRGLFLHRPGDARYMDYYERALLNDILASVAEHDPGNTYHIPLNPGSRKSFGNEDMQGFTCCNGTALESNTKLQDSIYFRTEDGSALYVNLFVPSTLTWSSRGSKLKQETSFPYADSTRLTLNGCDGLDLFVRVPGWATKGSSVKVDGVEKPVDARPGSYLSLGKAWKDGAVVELRMPFGFHFSRVMDRPNIASILYGPVVLAAEEPAPRPDWRPVTVDVNAPEKSITGEPSTLRFRVGDAKLRPFFESYGRYSVYFDLKANGSAAREKSPPAP; encoded by the coding sequence ATGACCACATGGATCCGCGTTGCGACGGTCGTGGCGTTCTCGTCCTGCTGGCTGATGTCGGCCTCGGTCGCGACGGCGCAGGCCGACGGCGACCAGATCATCGACGGCATCGGCGAGACGTCGCTCATCGCCCGCTACCCGCTCGACGGCAACGCGACGGACCGCTCGCGCAACGGCTTCCACGCCACGCCACGCGGCGAGGGGGCGGCGTTCGCCGAAGACCGCCGCTTCGGCAAGGTGCTGGCCCTCAACGGCGCCCGGGGCGTGGCGCTCGAACTGCCGGCCATGATGCTGGACGGCGTCGAGTCGATGAGCGTCGTCGGCTGGGCCCGGCTCCGTTCGGCGAATGGAAATCCGCAGTTCTTCGCGTTCGAGCGCGACGCCGATCACGTCTTCTCCTGCATGCTGGCCGTCGCGGACGGGGACGACGGCTTCAGGACAACCATCACCGCGAAGGGCGCGGCCGGCCCGGTCGGGCCATCTTCGAGGAATGCGGCGAGCGGGCGATGGACGCACGTGGCCGTCGTGCTGGACGCCGCGGCGGGCAGGCTGTCCCTCTTCCGGGACGGCACACTCGCCGGCCGGGCCGACGTGCCGGCCGCGGCGGTCGCCGGGATCCTCCACGCGAAGGCCGTCGCGACGGCCAGGCTCCGCGTCGGCGACGGCCTGGACGGCATGATCCGCGACCTGCGCCTGTACTCGACGGCGCTGTCCGACGCCCAGGTGCGAACGATCCACGACAACGCGGCCGGCAACCGACGGATGGCCTCGGCCGGGTCGGCCTCCGAAGCGGCCCGCGCGGCGAAGGCGGGACCCGTCGACTTCGGCGGGCCGAAGCTCGTCGGCGTGGCGGATCTCAACGCGGCGACGACCGTCGGCTTCCTGCCGAAGCTGCCGGCGACGGTGCCCGGCGTCTACGAGGGCGGGGCGGCCGGCCCGGCGCTGAGGGTCATCTGGCCGTCGCCGAAGACCGCCGAAGCGGTCGCCAGGCCCGGCACCCATACCATCATCGGCCAGGTGCCCGGCACGACGTTCGCGGCCAGGGCGGTCGTCACCGTCTCCGCCCCGACAGCCGCGCCGGAGACGCCCGAACGCAAGCTGCGGCCGTTCGCCCTCGGAGAGGTCACGCTCGACCGCGACGCCGCCGGCCGGGAGACGCCGTTCATCAGGAACCGCGACAAGTTCGTCAGGGCCCTCGCCGGGACGAACCCCGACGACTTCCTCTACATGTTCCGCGACGCCTTCGGCCAGCCGCAGCCGGCGGGGGCGAAGGCCCTAGGCGTGTGGGACAGCCGGACGACGCGCCTCCGCGGACACGCCACCGGCCACTACCTCTCCGCGCTCGCCCAGGCGTACGCCGGCACCACCTACGACGAGACGCTCAGGGCCGAGTTGCGGAAGAGGATGGACGCCACGATCGAGGCTCTGTACTCGCTGTCGCAGAGGTCGGGCAACCCCGAGAAGCCCGGCGGCCCGGCCATCGCGGACCCGACGAAGGTCCCGCCCGGCGAGGGCCGGAAGGGGTACGACTCCAACCTCGCCGCCGGCCAGATCCGCACCGACTTCTGGAACTGGGGGCACGGCTTCCTCAGCGCGTATCCGCCCGACCAGTTCATCATGCTCGAGCAGGGCGCGACCTACGGCACGGGCAACGACCAGGTCTGGGCGCCGTACTACACGCTGCACAAGATCCTCGCCGGCCTGCTCGATTGTCACGAGGTCGGCGGCAACGCGAAGGCGCTCGACATCGCGCGGGGCATGGCCCTGTGGGCCCACGGTCGCCTGAGGCGCCTGCCGCAGGAGACCCGCATCGCGATGTGGAACCGGTACATCGCCGGCGAGTACGGCGGCATGAACGAGGTGATGGCCCGCCTCCATCGCCTGACCGGCGACCCGCGGTTCCTCGAGGGGGCCAGGCTGTTCGACAACATCGCCTTCTTCTACGGCGGCCCCGACCGCTCGGGCGGCCTGGCGAGGAACGTGGACACGCTCCGCGGCAAGCACGCCAACCAGCACATCCCGCAGGTCATCGGCTCGCTCGAGGCGTTCGACGCCACGAAGGACGCGGACGATTTCCGCGTCGCCGAGAACTTCTGGGACATCGCCACCACGTCGTACTCCTACAGCATCGGCGGGGTGGCCGGCGCGCACCGGCCCAACAACGCCGAGTGCTTCACGGCCGAGCCCGACACGCTCTGGCGGAACGGCTTCGCCGAGGGCGGCCAGAACGAGACCTGCGCGACATACAACATGCTCAAGCTCAGCCGCGGGCTCTTCCTGCATCGCCCCGGCGACGCCCGGTACATGGACTACTACGAACGCGCCCTCCTCAACGACATCCTCGCGTCGGTGGCCGAGCACGACCCGGGCAACACGTACCACATCCCGCTGAACCCCGGCTCGAGGAAGTCCTTCGGCAACGAGGACATGCAAGGCTTCACCTGCTGCAACGGCACGGCCCTCGAGAGCAACACCAAGCTCCAGGACTCGATCTACTTCCGCACCGAGGACGGATCGGCCCTGTACGTCAACCTGTTCGTCCCCTCGACCCTGACCTGGAGCAGCCGCGGCTCGAAGCTGAAGCAGGAGACGAGCTTCCCGTACGCCGACAGCACCCGTCTCACGCTCAACGGCTGCGACGGCCTCGACCTGTTCGTCCGCGTGCCGGGATGGGCGACGAAGGGCTCCTCCGTGAAGGTGGACGGCGTCGAGAAGCCGGTCGACGCGAGGCCCGGCAGCTACCTCAGCCTGGGCAAGGCGTGGAAGGACGGCGCCGTGGTCGAGCTCCGCATGCCGTTCGGCTTCCACTTCAGCCGCGTGATGGATCGCCCGAACATCGCCAGCATCCTGTACGGCCCGGTGGTCCTCGCCGCCGAGGAGCCGGCCCCGCGTCCCGACTGGCGTCCGGTGACGGTCGACGTCAACGCCCCGGAGAAATCCATCACCGGCGAACCGAGCACGCTCCGCTTCCGGGTCGGCGATGCGAAGCTCAGGCCGTTCTTCGAGTCCTATGGTCGATATTCGGTCTACTTCGACCTGAAGGCAAACGGCTCGGCGGCGCGGGAGAAATCCCCTCCCGCCCCCTGA
- a CDS encoding DUF1501 domain-containing protein, whose translation MSHDHDAIHVPGPVREQLERMTRRHFFGRSAGMGLGTAALAGLMAQEGIAFAGGMADQSRPGMPAKKAVGGLPGLPHFPPKAKRAIYLHMNGGPSQIDLLDYKPKLDKLYDKDLPESVRQGQRLTTMTSGQSRFPLAPSKYKFAQHGKSGMWVSDLLPWTSKIVDDIALVKTAWTEAINHDPAVTYICTGNQLPGRPSLGSWLSYGLGTMNENLPAFVVMTATWSSKAAAQALYNRLWSAGFLASKYQGVALRAQGDPVLFLSNPAGVDATTRRRALDAINRLNQREFEATADPETQARIAQYEMAFRMQTSVPDLIDVSKEPKHILDMYGPDVHRPGSFARCALLARRMAERDVRFVQIFHRGWDQHGNLAGDLPLQCKDVDQACYALITDLKQRGMLDDTLVIWGGEFGRTVYCQGPLSRENYGRDHHPKCFPVWFAGAGVKKGVVYGETDDFSYNVVENPAHIHDLNATILHCLGIDHRKLTYKFQGLDMRLTGVEEHDPVKGILA comes from the coding sequence ATGAGCCACGATCACGACGCCATTCACGTCCCCGGCCCGGTCCGCGAGCAGCTCGAGCGGATGACGCGGCGGCACTTCTTCGGCCGGTCCGCCGGCATGGGGCTCGGGACCGCGGCGCTCGCCGGCCTGATGGCGCAGGAGGGGATCGCCTTCGCGGGGGGCATGGCCGATCAGTCGAGGCCGGGCATGCCCGCGAAGAAGGCCGTCGGCGGGCTGCCCGGGCTGCCGCACTTCCCGCCGAAGGCCAAGCGGGCGATCTACCTGCACATGAACGGCGGGCCGTCGCAGATCGACCTGCTCGACTACAAGCCGAAGCTCGACAAGCTCTACGACAAGGACCTGCCCGAATCCGTCCGCCAGGGCCAGCGCCTGACGACGATGACCTCCGGCCAGTCCCGATTCCCGCTCGCCCCGTCGAAATACAAGTTCGCCCAGCACGGCAAGTCCGGCATGTGGGTCAGCGACCTGCTCCCCTGGACGAGCAAGATCGTCGACGACATCGCGCTGGTCAAGACCGCGTGGACCGAGGCGATCAACCACGACCCGGCCGTGACGTACATCTGCACGGGCAACCAGCTCCCCGGCCGCCCGAGCCTGGGCTCGTGGCTGAGCTACGGCCTGGGGACGATGAACGAGAACCTCCCCGCGTTCGTCGTCATGACCGCCACGTGGTCGAGCAAGGCGGCCGCGCAGGCCTTGTACAACCGGCTCTGGTCCGCGGGGTTCCTCGCGAGCAAGTACCAGGGCGTGGCCCTCCGGGCGCAGGGCGACCCGGTGCTCTTCCTCTCGAACCCGGCAGGCGTCGACGCGACGACGAGGCGGCGGGCGCTCGACGCGATCAATCGGCTGAACCAGCGGGAGTTCGAGGCGACGGCCGACCCGGAGACCCAGGCCCGGATCGCCCAGTACGAGATGGCCTTCCGGATGCAGACCTCGGTCCCGGACCTGATCGACGTCTCCAAGGAGCCGAAGCACATCCTGGACATGTACGGCCCGGACGTCCACCGCCCCGGCTCGTTCGCCCGCTGCGCCCTGCTCGCCCGGCGGATGGCCGAGCGCGACGTCCGGTTCGTCCAGATCTTCCACCGCGGCTGGGACCAGCACGGCAACCTCGCCGGCGACCTGCCGCTCCAGTGCAAGGACGTGGACCAGGCCTGCTACGCCCTGATCACCGACCTGAAGCAGCGGGGGATGCTGGACGACACGCTCGTCATCTGGGGCGGCGAGTTCGGCCGCACCGTGTACTGCCAGGGCCCGCTCTCGCGCGAGAACTACGGCCGGGACCACCACCCCAAGTGCTTCCCCGTCTGGTTCGCCGGCGCCGGCGTCAAGAAGGGGGTCGTCTACGGCGAGACCGACGACTTCAGCTACAACGTCGTCGAGAACCCCGCCCACATCCACGACCTTAACGCCACGATCCTCCACTGCCTGGGGATCGACCACCGCAAGCTGACCTACAAGTTCCAGGGCCTGGACATGAGGCTCACGGGCGTGGAGGAGCACGACCCGGTGAAGGGGATCCTGGCGTGA
- a CDS encoding PSD1 and planctomycete cytochrome C domain-containing protein has protein sequence MTFRPGLLMAAATLASLPFAWDARADEPAGAKADAAKGAKPAPATKPVNFAREVRLILSDHCFACHGPDDKARKAGLRVDSKEGILAKLKSGEAAVVPGKPDDSELVARIESDDPEMVMPPKKFGKALSPAQVQTLRRWVAEGANWSTHWAFEAPRKAELPAVKDGAWARNPIDRFILARLEAERLHPSPEADPATLVRRVYLDLTGLPPTPKEVDAFLADTSDAGYERLVDRLLDSPRYGEHMARYWLDAARYGDTHGLHLDNYREIWPYRDWVIDAFNANKRFDTFLVEQLAGDLLPNPTLDQLVATGFNRCHVSTSEGGSIEEEVYVRNVVDQVDTNGTVLLGLTTGCARCHDHKYDPIRMKDYYQLFAFFNNIDGPALDGNIAAWAPVAKVPSAEQTRAIAAADAKITSAREAIAAEASKLAATYDRKRDADAEEFVRRADFTWVDDALPAGASPQGEPGWEFRGRPTYPVQSGKASFRLVAQGLKQRFFDNAGPKLKVGEGDTFFAYVFLDPTSPPKEVMLQWNLGGQWTHRAYWGENVIPFGKDNSPERLRMGDLPTTGKWVRLDVPAKSLGLKPGTIIQGWAFTQQDGTVYWDNAGIETWTPQEGQTYDTLASWIRARKADGGAGLPEAIKAIVAIDPDRRTEAQKAELVAMFVASRDPRAKAVLDPLYAQVDEAQKAKAAVEASIPTTLISRERAGEPKPAFLLNRGEYDQRRDKVGRSTPAFLPPLPAGAPVNRLGFAKWLVEPNHPLTARVAVNRFWLQVFGTGIVKTAEDFGSQGDPPSHPELLDWLAVQFREDGWDVKRFMKRMLMSATYRQSGRVTPESLAKDPENRLYARGPRFRLDAETVRDQAFALGDLLVERVGGPSVKPPQPAGLWEAVAYTDSNTAKFKADTGAEKVHRRSLYTFWKRTSPPPQMTTLDAPSRESCTVRRERTNTPLQALLIMNEPQFVEAARGLAERTLREAGPTTDDRLAWMFRLATARRPGARELADLYAALQDFTSHYAGDPAAAKALVEAGETKPDPKRDPAELAAWTMIGNVILNLDEVMTKG, from the coding sequence ATGACTTTCCGTCCTGGCCTGTTGATGGCGGCCGCGACGTTGGCGAGCCTGCCGTTCGCCTGGGATGCCCGAGCCGACGAGCCGGCCGGCGCGAAAGCCGATGCGGCGAAGGGTGCGAAGCCCGCCCCCGCGACGAAGCCCGTGAACTTCGCCCGCGAGGTCCGCTTGATCCTCTCGGACCACTGCTTCGCCTGCCACGGGCCCGACGACAAGGCCCGCAAGGCCGGGCTCCGCGTGGACTCGAAGGAAGGCATCCTGGCGAAGCTCAAGTCGGGCGAGGCCGCCGTCGTCCCCGGCAAGCCGGACGACAGCGAGCTGGTCGCCCGCATCGAGAGCGACGACCCCGAGATGGTCATGCCGCCGAAGAAGTTCGGCAAGGCCCTCTCCCCCGCGCAGGTGCAGACCCTGAGGCGCTGGGTCGCCGAGGGGGCGAACTGGTCCACGCACTGGGCCTTCGAGGCACCCCGCAAGGCCGAGCTCCCGGCCGTGAAGGACGGCGCCTGGGCCCGCAACCCGATCGACCGGTTCATCCTCGCCCGCCTCGAGGCCGAGCGCCTGCACCCCTCGCCGGAGGCCGACCCGGCCACCCTGGTCCGACGGGTCTACCTCGACCTCACCGGCCTGCCCCCCACGCCGAAGGAGGTGGACGCGTTCCTCGCCGATACGTCCGACGCCGGCTATGAGCGGCTCGTCGACCGGCTGCTCGACTCGCCGCGCTACGGGGAGCACATGGCCCGCTACTGGCTGGACGCCGCACGCTACGGCGACACCCACGGCCTGCACCTGGACAACTACCGCGAGATCTGGCCGTACCGCGACTGGGTCATCGACGCCTTCAACGCGAACAAGCGGTTCGACACCTTCCTCGTCGAGCAGCTCGCCGGCGACCTGCTGCCGAACCCCACGCTCGACCAGCTCGTCGCCACCGGCTTCAACCGCTGCCACGTCTCCACGAGCGAGGGCGGGTCGATCGAGGAGGAGGTCTACGTCCGCAACGTCGTGGACCAGGTGGACACCAACGGCACGGTCCTCCTGGGCCTGACGACCGGATGCGCCCGCTGCCACGATCACAAGTATGATCCGATCCGGATGAAGGACTATTACCAGCTCTTCGCCTTCTTCAACAACATCGACGGCCCCGCGCTCGACGGCAACATCGCGGCGTGGGCGCCCGTCGCCAAGGTCCCCTCGGCCGAGCAGACGAGGGCCATCGCCGCGGCCGACGCGAAGATCACCTCGGCGCGGGAGGCGATCGCCGCCGAGGCCTCGAAGCTCGCCGCGACGTACGACAGGAAGCGGGACGCCGATGCCGAGGAGTTCGTCCGCCGGGCCGACTTCACCTGGGTGGACGACGCGCTGCCCGCCGGGGCCTCGCCGCAGGGTGAGCCGGGCTGGGAGTTCCGCGGCCGGCCCACGTACCCGGTGCAGAGCGGCAAGGCCTCGTTCCGGCTCGTCGCCCAGGGGCTGAAGCAGCGGTTCTTCGACAACGCCGGGCCGAAGCTGAAGGTCGGCGAAGGGGACACGTTCTTCGCGTATGTGTTCCTCGACCCGACCTCGCCGCCGAAGGAGGTCATGCTCCAGTGGAACCTCGGCGGGCAGTGGACCCACCGAGCCTACTGGGGCGAGAACGTCATCCCGTTCGGCAAGGACAATTCCCCGGAGCGGCTCCGGATGGGCGACCTGCCGACCACCGGCAAGTGGGTGCGTCTGGATGTCCCCGCGAAGTCGCTCGGCCTGAAGCCCGGGACGATCATCCAGGGCTGGGCCTTCACCCAGCAGGACGGCACCGTCTACTGGGACAACGCCGGCATCGAGACCTGGACGCCGCAGGAAGGGCAGACGTATGACACGCTGGCCTCCTGGATCCGCGCCCGCAAGGCCGACGGCGGGGCGGGGCTCCCGGAGGCGATCAAGGCGATCGTCGCCATCGACCCGGACAGGCGGACCGAGGCCCAGAAGGCGGAGCTGGTCGCGATGTTCGTCGCCTCCCGCGACCCGCGGGCGAAGGCCGTCCTCGATCCGCTGTACGCCCAGGTGGACGAGGCCCAGAAGGCGAAGGCGGCCGTCGAGGCGAGCATCCCGACGACCCTGATCAGCCGCGAGCGGGCCGGCGAGCCGAAGCCGGCGTTCCTCCTCAACCGCGGCGAGTACGACCAGCGCAGGGACAAGGTCGGCCGCTCGACGCCGGCCTTCCTGCCCCCCTTGCCGGCCGGGGCGCCGGTGAACCGGCTCGGCTTCGCGAAGTGGCTCGTCGAGCCGAATCACCCGCTGACGGCCCGCGTGGCGGTGAACCGGTTCTGGCTCCAGGTCTTCGGCACGGGGATCGTCAAGACGGCGGAGGACTTCGGCTCGCAGGGCGACCCGCCCAGCCACCCCGAGCTGCTCGACTGGCTGGCCGTGCAGTTCCGCGAGGACGGCTGGGACGTCAAGCGGTTCATGAAGCGGATGCTCATGTCCGCGACTTATCGCCAGAGCGGCCGCGTCACGCCGGAGAGCCTGGCCAAGGACCCGGAGAACCGCCTCTACGCCCGCGGCCCGCGGTTCCGGCTCGACGCCGAGACCGTCCGCGACCAGGCGTTCGCCCTCGGCGACCTCCTCGTGGAGCGAGTCGGCGGCCCGAGCGTCAAGCCGCCTCAGCCGGCCGGGCTGTGGGAGGCCGTCGCCTACACGGACAGCAACACCGCCAAGTTCAAGGCCGACACCGGCGCGGAGAAGGTCCACCGCCGCAGCTTGTACACCTTCTGGAAGCGGACCTCGCCGCCGCCCCAGATGACGACGCTCGACGCGCCCTCCCGGGAGTCGTGCACCGTCCGCCGCGAGCGGACGAATACGCCGCTCCAGGCGCTCCTGATCATGAATGAGCCGCAGTTCGTGGAGGCGGCCCGCGGCCTGGCCGAGCGGACGCTCCGCGAGGCCGGCCCGACCACCGACGACCGCCTCGCCTGGATGTTCCGCCTGGCCACCGCCCGCAGGCCGGGCGCCAGGGAGCTGGCCGACCTGTACGCCGCGCTCCAGGACTTCACGTCCCACTACGCGGGCGACCCGGCCGCGGCGAAGGCGCTGGTCGAGGCCGGCGAGACGAAGCCCGACCCGAAGCGGGACCCGGCCGAGCTGGCCGCGTGGACCATGATCGGCAACGTGATCCTGAACCTCGACGAAGTGATGACCAAGGGTTGA
- a CDS encoding YiiX/YebB-like N1pC/P60 family cysteine hydrolase, translating to MGHRFSERRRYQAGLETMERRDVPAVALAAASPAHILAAAVRADGSGASQPAPTPALGATGAAQLRHPSAHPFSFSIAPDPFKDRPLLNTSDLKVGDILFSTTSADESNLIRKLTNSAYSHAALYIGNGKIIDATSKGVTARELSALTGDATRVGVMRVNGITTAQAFKAYTTAHELVGKGYNYTALGLNAVRKLFDLTNPVSALKRFFLEGYKKGQLPAIGSGYFCSELVIHAYRQANVTVASSRGDSPGGMIDYAMDHSSRFQFVGRLPTGH from the coding sequence ATGGGGCATCGGTTCAGCGAGAGAAGGCGTTATCAGGCCGGGCTGGAGACGATGGAGCGGCGCGACGTGCCCGCGGTGGCGCTGGCCGCGGCCTCGCCGGCACATATTCTGGCGGCGGCCGTGCGGGCGGACGGCTCGGGGGCATCCCAGCCGGCCCCCACGCCGGCTCTCGGGGCGACCGGGGCGGCCCAACTGCGGCATCCGTCGGCCCACCCCTTCTCGTTCAGCATCGCGCCCGACCCGTTCAAGGACCGGCCCTTGTTGAACACCTCCGACCTGAAGGTTGGCGACATCCTGTTCTCGACGACCTCGGCCGACGAATCGAACTTGATCCGCAAGCTGACGAATTCGGCTTACAGCCACGCCGCGCTCTACATCGGCAACGGGAAGATCATCGATGCGACGTCCAAGGGCGTCACCGCTCGCGAGCTCTCTGCATTGACCGGAGATGCCACCCGGGTCGGCGTGATGCGGGTGAACGGCATCACGACGGCCCAGGCCTTCAAGGCCTATACCACCGCGCACGAGCTGGTGGGCAAGGGCTACAACTACACCGCGCTGGGGCTCAATGCGGTCCGCAAGCTGTTCGACCTGACGAACCCGGTGAGCGCCTTGAAGAGATTCTTCCTCGAGGGGTACAAGAAGGGGCAGCTCCCGGCGATCGGGAGCGGCTATTTCTGTTCGGAGCTGGTGATCCACGCCTACCGCCAGGCGAACGTCACCGTCGCCTCGAGCCGCGGCGACTCCCCCGGTGGCATGATCGATTACGCGATGGACCACAGCAGCCGGTTCCAGTTCGTCGGCCGGCTCCCCACGGGCCATTGA
- a CDS encoding ParE family toxin-like protein, which translates to MNSHTTRQFRALFAALPSQVQRQAREAYRLFRQNPAHPGLHLKQVHADPLLYSARVGISYRAVCVRDGDTVVWFWIGSHAAYDHLLAQL; encoded by the coding sequence ATGAATTCGCACACGACTCGGCAATTCCGGGCTTTGTTCGCGGCCTTGCCCAGCCAAGTCCAACGGCAGGCCCGGGAGGCGTATCGACTGTTTCGGCAGAACCCGGCCCATCCCGGCCTGCACCTCAAGCAGGTCCACGCCGACCCGCTCCTCTACTCGGCAAGGGTTGGGATCAGCTACCGAGCGGTCTGCGTCCGTGACGGCGATACGGTCGTGTGGTTCTGGATCGGCTCGCACGCGGCATATGACCATCTCCTCGCTCAACTGTAG